In Collimonas arenae, a single genomic region encodes these proteins:
- the mog gene encoding molybdopterin adenylyltransferase, with translation MPATNLEPVQAASLKIGLVSISDRASTGVYQDQGIPALQDWLAAALTSPWHVETRLIADEQPLIEQTLIELADRHHCDLILTTGGTGPARRDVTPEATLAVATKEMPGFGEQMRQISLQFVPTAILSRQVAVIRETADHAALILNLPGQPKAIKETLEGLKDADGKQKVSGIFAAIPYCIDLIGGPYIETNEAVCKAFRPKSAIKPA, from the coding sequence ATGCCCGCCACGAATCTTGAACCAGTGCAGGCAGCAAGCTTGAAAATCGGCCTGGTGTCGATTTCGGACCGCGCCAGCACCGGCGTCTACCAGGACCAAGGCATTCCAGCCTTGCAAGACTGGCTGGCGGCTGCGCTGACCAGTCCATGGCATGTCGAAACCCGATTGATTGCCGATGAGCAGCCGCTCATCGAGCAAACCTTGATCGAACTCGCAGACCGGCACCATTGCGACCTGATCCTGACCACCGGCGGCACCGGCCCTGCACGGCGCGATGTGACGCCGGAAGCGACGCTGGCGGTGGCGACCAAGGAAATGCCCGGTTTTGGTGAACAGATGCGGCAAATCAGCCTGCAGTTCGTACCGACCGCGATCCTGTCGCGGCAGGTCGCCGTGATTCGCGAAACTGCCGATCATGCCGCACTGATCCTGAATTTGCCGGGGCAACCGAAAGCCATCAAGGAAACACTGGAAGGCCTGAAAGATGCCGACGGCAAGCAGAAGGTGTCCGGTATTTTTGCTGCGATACCTTATTGCATCGACCTGATCGGCGGTCCGTATATCGAAACCAATGAAGCGGTGTGCAAGGCGTTCCGGCCCAAATCGGCGATCAAACCTGCATAA
- the yjgA gene encoding ribosome biogenesis factor YjgA: MPNPNRGSCGFQSSEFEQEYDRPSKSQLKREMTALQKLGEELIAESRDRVKRVPMPEDVRDAILECQQIKDHEGRRRQTQYVGKKMRTLEPHEIAEIQKTLDSWRGLSKADTAAMHALERHRDRLLKDDGALTELLAQHPELDVQHVRTMIRNARKEQAENKPPKAYREIFQLLKQLQKPSADDGDLADLDLDDDDDHYDARHES; the protein is encoded by the coding sequence ATGCCAAATCCGAATCGGGGCTCCTGCGGCTTTCAGTCCAGCGAGTTCGAACAAGAATACGACCGTCCCTCCAAGTCACAACTCAAACGCGAGATGACTGCATTGCAGAAGCTCGGCGAAGAACTGATCGCCGAATCGCGCGACCGCGTCAAGCGCGTGCCGATGCCGGAAGATGTGCGCGACGCCATTCTCGAATGCCAGCAAATCAAGGACCACGAAGGACGCCGCCGCCAGACGCAATACGTCGGCAAGAAAATGCGTACGTTGGAACCGCACGAAATCGCAGAAATCCAGAAAACCCTGGATAGCTGGAGAGGCCTGTCGAAAGCCGACACCGCCGCCATGCACGCGCTGGAGCGCCATCGCGACCGCCTGTTGAAGGACGACGGCGCGCTGACCGAGTTGCTGGCGCAGCATCCGGAACTGGATGTGCAACACGTGCGCACCATGATCCGCAATGCCCGCAAGGAACAAGCCGAGAACAAACCGCCGAAAGCCTATCGCGAAATTTTCCAGTTGCTGAAGCAGTTGCAAAAACCGTCGGCTGACGACGGCGACCTGGCTGACCTGGATCTGGATGACGACGACGATCACTACGATGCCCGCCACGAATCTTGA
- the pmbA gene encoding metalloprotease PmbA, whose amino-acid sequence MSDSVFIHSQDQLQQLAQDVLRYAREKGASGAAVEISEGSGLSVGVRKGSVETIEQNKDKGMGVTVYLGEEGHTRRGNASTSDFSAKALQDTVEAAYNIARFTAEDDCAGLPDVDTLEMNPLDLQLCSPWLISAEEAVELAKRCEAAAFAVDKRITNSEGAGVYAQQSHFVSANSRGFMGGYPFSRHTISVAPIAGKGSNMQRDDWYSSMRDPKQLAKPEAIGRYAAERALARLNARQLDTRKCAVLFEAPLAAGLLGAFVQAVSGGALYRKSTFLLDTLGKSVFAPHIQIVEDPHVIGAVGSAPFDEEGVKTQRRDVVKDGVVQGYFLSTYSARKLGMKTTGNSGGSHNLSMTSSLTKSTDNFKAMLKKLDTGLLVTELMGQGTNYVTGDYSRGASGYWVEKGVIQYPVEEITIAGNMKDMLAQIVAIGADTLIRGTKQTGSVLIESMTVAGN is encoded by the coding sequence ATGAGCGACTCCGTATTTATCCATAGTCAAGACCAATTACAACAGCTGGCGCAGGATGTGTTGCGTTATGCGCGGGAAAAAGGCGCTTCCGGCGCAGCGGTTGAAATCAGCGAAGGCAGTGGTTTATCGGTGGGCGTGCGCAAGGGCAGCGTCGAAACCATCGAGCAAAACAAGGACAAGGGCATGGGCGTCACCGTCTACCTGGGTGAGGAAGGCCATACCCGTCGCGGCAATGCCAGCACCTCCGATTTTTCAGCCAAAGCCTTGCAGGATACGGTCGAGGCGGCCTACAACATCGCCCGCTTCACGGCAGAAGACGACTGCGCCGGGTTGCCGGATGTTGATACTTTGGAAATGAATCCGCTGGATTTGCAGCTGTGTTCGCCTTGGCTGATCTCGGCCGAAGAGGCGGTGGAACTGGCAAAACGTTGCGAAGCAGCAGCATTTGCCGTCGACAAGCGCATCACCAACAGTGAAGGCGCCGGCGTCTACGCCCAGCAATCGCACTTTGTCAGCGCCAATTCGCGCGGTTTCATGGGGGGGTATCCTTTCTCGCGGCATACCATTTCAGTAGCGCCTATCGCAGGAAAAGGCAGCAACATGCAGCGCGACGACTGGTATTCGTCGATGCGCGATCCCAAGCAACTTGCCAAGCCGGAAGCAATCGGCCGCTACGCCGCAGAGCGCGCGCTGGCGCGCCTGAATGCGCGGCAGCTGGATACCCGCAAATGCGCGGTGCTGTTCGAGGCGCCGTTGGCGGCCGGTTTGCTGGGTGCATTCGTACAGGCGGTGTCGGGCGGTGCGCTGTATCGCAAATCCACATTTTTGCTCGATACCCTGGGCAAGTCGGTATTTGCGCCGCATATCCAGATCGTCGAAGATCCGCATGTCATCGGCGCGGTCGGTTCGGCCCCTTTCGATGAAGAGGGCGTCAAGACCCAGCGTCGCGACGTGGTCAAGGACGGCGTGGTGCAGGGCTACTTCCTGTCGACCTACTCGGCGCGCAAGCTGGGCATGAAAACCACCGGCAATTCCGGCGGCTCGCATAACCTCAGCATGACTTCGTCGCTGACAAAATCTACCGATAACTTCAAGGCGATGCTGAAGAAGCTGGATACCGGTTTGTTGGTCACCGAACTGATGGGGCAGGGCACCAATTATGTCACCGGCGACTATTCGCGCGGCGCATCCGGTTATTGGGTGGAAAAGGGCGTTATCCAATACCCGGTCGAAGAAATCACGATTGCCGGCAACATGAAAGACATGCTGGCGCAAATCGTCGCCATCGGCGCCGACACGCTGATTCGCGGCACCAAGCAGACTGGTTCGGTTTTGATTGAAAGCATGACTGTCGCCGGCAATTGA
- the cfa gene encoding cyclopropane fatty acyl phospholipid synthase, with amino-acid sequence MNNVKAGQPTPMIPDTNSAKIISKLFEHADIRLNGDRPWDMQIHDPAFFQKMFATWELGIGESYMDGDWDCEQLDEFFFRVTSHDLEQTVVGPAKIGFFLEILRQKLFNLQSRKRAFQVGEQHYDIGNDLFEKMLDSSMTYTCGYWPKAENLEQAQLHKLDLIFRKLELKPGERLLDIGCGWGGLARHAAQHYQAEVVGITVSKEQQKLAQARCAGLPVTIELIDYRELTGQFDKIVSVGMFEAVGAKNYDEYFDGVDRLLKADGLFLLHTIGNYETEKKRDVWLDKYIFPNGHLPSAKEITYALEGKFLIQDWHNFGQDYDRTLMAWWDNFDRAWPQLKDKYGERFYRMWKYFILSSAGFFRSGQGQLWQLVLSKRGHNTTYRSVR; translated from the coding sequence ATGAATAATGTGAAAGCCGGCCAGCCAACGCCAATGATCCCAGATACGAATAGCGCGAAAATCATCAGCAAATTATTTGAGCACGCCGATATCCGCCTTAACGGCGACCGGCCCTGGGACATGCAAATCCACGATCCGGCGTTCTTTCAAAAGATGTTTGCGACCTGGGAGCTTGGCATCGGCGAGTCGTATATGGATGGCGACTGGGATTGCGAGCAGCTGGATGAATTCTTTTTCAGGGTTACCAGCCACGACCTTGAGCAAACGGTGGTCGGTCCGGCAAAAATCGGCTTCTTCCTGGAAATCCTGCGGCAGAAACTCTTCAACCTGCAAAGCCGCAAGCGCGCTTTCCAGGTCGGCGAACAGCACTACGACATCGGCAACGATCTGTTTGAAAAGATGCTGGATTCCAGCATGACATATACCTGCGGCTACTGGCCCAAGGCCGAGAACCTGGAGCAGGCTCAGTTGCATAAACTTGACCTGATCTTCCGCAAGCTCGAACTAAAGCCAGGCGAACGCCTGCTGGATATCGGCTGCGGCTGGGGCGGCCTGGCGCGTCATGCAGCGCAACACTATCAGGCGGAAGTGGTCGGCATTACGGTTTCTAAGGAACAGCAGAAGCTCGCGCAGGCAAGGTGCGCCGGACTGCCGGTCACGATCGAACTGATCGATTACCGCGAGCTCACAGGGCAATTCGACAAGATCGTTTCAGTCGGCATGTTCGAGGCTGTGGGCGCAAAAAATTACGACGAATACTTCGATGGCGTCGACCGACTGCTGAAGGCGGACGGCCTGTTCCTGCTGCATACCATCGGCAACTACGAGACTGAAAAAAAGCGGGATGTCTGGCTCGACAAGTACATTTTCCCGAATGGCCACTTGCCATCAGCCAAGGAAATCACCTATGCGCTGGAAGGAAAATTCCTGATCCAGGACTGGCACAATTTCGGCCAGGACTATGACCGCACACTGATGGCATGGTGGGATAACTTCGACCGCGCCTGGCCGCAGTTGAAGGACAAATACGGCGAGCGCTTCTATCGGATGTGGAAATACTTCATACTTTCTTCGGCGGGATTTTTCCGTTCCGGCCAAGGACAGTTGTGGCAACTTGTACTGAGCAAGCGCGGGCACAATACCACTTACCGCTCAGTACGCTGA
- a CDS encoding sugar ABC transporter ATP-binding protein, which produces MKSASDATPILEMRGISKTFSGLRVLKEVDLTVFAGEVHALMGENGAGKSTLMKVLSGAHSADAGGEIRIDGKAVANYGPRAAKELGVAVIYQELSLCPNLSVAENIYLGRELKRGWTVDRKAMEAGCVDVLLRLGADFKPQTKVSTLSIAERQLVEIARAIHAHARILVMDEPTTPLSSRETDRLFALIRQLRQEGLAIVYISHRMAEIYELSDRVSVLRDGKHVGMLEREELSAEALVKMMVGRDLSGFYKKEHAPYDPGNVVMRVRDMADGGRVRGCSFDLHAGEVLGIAGLVGAGRTELARLIFGANPRISGTLEVAGKAIASLRGPTDAIRAGVVYLTEDRKAQGLFLDMSVRDNINVCACVPDSRYGGVLDRRRGAQRSAEAIKSLSIRVASGGVNVGALSGGNQQKVLLARLLEIKPHVLILDEPTRGVDIGSKSEIYRIINELAKAGVGVVVISSELPEIVGTSDRVLVMREGQLVAELGGHSGREITQENIIELATGAQQVEPQAA; this is translated from the coding sequence ATGAAATCAGCGTCAGATGCAACACCCATCCTGGAGATGCGCGGCATCTCCAAGACCTTCAGCGGTTTGCGTGTATTGAAGGAAGTCGACCTGACCGTCTTCGCCGGCGAAGTGCATGCCTTGATGGGCGAAAACGGCGCAGGCAAGTCGACCCTGATGAAAGTCCTGTCCGGCGCGCATTCAGCGGATGCCGGCGGCGAGATCCGGATCGATGGCAAGGCGGTGGCCAACTACGGCCCGCGTGCAGCGAAAGAACTCGGCGTCGCCGTGATCTATCAAGAGCTGAGCCTGTGTCCGAACCTGAGTGTGGCGGAAAACATCTACCTCGGCCGTGAGCTGAAGCGCGGCTGGACCGTCGACCGCAAGGCGATGGAAGCGGGTTGCGTCGATGTCTTGCTCCGTCTCGGCGCCGATTTCAAGCCGCAGACCAAGGTCAGCACCTTGTCGATTGCCGAGCGCCAGCTGGTGGAAATTGCCCGCGCGATCCATGCCCATGCGCGCATCCTGGTCATGGATGAGCCGACCACGCCGCTGTCCTCCCGTGAGACTGACCGTTTGTTCGCACTGATCCGCCAGTTGCGCCAAGAAGGGCTGGCGATTGTGTATATCAGCCATCGCATGGCCGAGATCTACGAATTGTCCGATCGCGTGTCCGTGCTGCGCGATGGCAAGCACGTCGGCATGCTGGAACGTGAAGAACTATCGGCTGAGGCGCTGGTGAAAATGATGGTGGGCCGCGACCTTTCCGGTTTCTACAAAAAAGAACATGCGCCTTACGATCCCGGTAACGTGGTCATGCGGGTCCGCGACATGGCTGATGGTGGCAGGGTCCGGGGTTGCAGCTTTGATCTGCATGCCGGCGAGGTGCTTGGCATCGCTGGCCTGGTGGGGGCAGGGCGTACCGAACTGGCGCGTCTGATTTTTGGCGCCAACCCGCGCATTTCCGGCACGCTCGAAGTGGCGGGCAAGGCAATCGCCAGCTTGCGTGGCCCGACCGATGCGATCCGCGCCGGCGTCGTCTATCTGACCGAAGACCGTAAGGCGCAAGGATTGTTTCTCGACATGAGCGTGCGCGACAACATCAATGTCTGCGCCTGTGTACCCGATTCGCGCTACGGCGGCGTGCTGGACCGCCGTCGCGGCGCACAACGCTCGGCGGAAGCAATCAAGTCCTTGTCGATCCGGGTTGCGTCGGGTGGCGTCAATGTCGGCGCGCTGTCGGGTGGCAACCAGCAAAAGGTATTGCTGGCGCGTTTGCTCGAAATCAAACCGCACGTGCTGATCCTCGATGAGCCGACGCGTGGCGTCGACATCGGCTCCAAGTCGGAAATCTACCGCATCATCAATGAGCTGGCTAAGGCTGGCGTCGGCGTGGTGGTGATTTCCAGCGAGTTGCCGGAAATCGTCGGTACCTCGGACCGCGTGCTGGTCATGCGCGAAGGCCAGCTGGTGGCGGAACTGGGCGGCCATTCTGGGCGCGAGATCACGCAGGAAAACATTATTGAACTGGCGACCGGCGCGCAGCAGGTAGAGCCGCAGGCGGCCTGA
- a CDS encoding ABC transporter permease subunit has translation MGTSSNLTAEVVGKREQVRGLLRTVGMLPVLLLLILGFALMSENFFTVQNLSIVTQQASVNIVLAAGMTFVILTAGIDLSVGAILAASAVVAMLASLSPQFGMLGIAAGVGFGLLLGLTNGVLIAFMRLPPFIVTLGALTAMRGLARLLADDKTVFNPDLPFAFIGNDSVLGVPWLVIIALLVVAVSWFILRRTVIGVQIYAVGGNHEAARLSGIKVWKVLLFVYAVSGLLAGLGAVMTASRLSAANGLQLGQSYELDAIAAVILGGTSFTGGVGSIGGTLIGALIIAVLTNGLVLLGVSDIWQYIIKGIVIIGAVGLDRYRQSGART, from the coding sequence ATGGGTACAAGCAGCAACCTCACGGCCGAGGTGGTCGGCAAGCGCGAGCAGGTGCGCGGTCTGTTACGCACGGTCGGCATGCTGCCGGTGCTGCTCCTACTGATATTGGGATTCGCCCTGATGAGCGAAAATTTCTTCACGGTGCAGAACCTGTCGATCGTTACCCAGCAGGCATCGGTGAACATCGTTCTGGCAGCCGGCATGACCTTCGTCATCCTGACCGCCGGCATCGATCTGTCGGTGGGTGCGATCCTGGCGGCTTCGGCGGTGGTGGCGATGCTGGCGTCGCTGTCGCCGCAGTTCGGTATGCTGGGAATTGCGGCAGGCGTCGGCTTCGGCTTGCTGCTGGGCTTGACCAACGGCGTGTTGATCGCCTTCATGCGTCTACCGCCATTCATCGTCACGCTGGGCGCTCTGACTGCCATGCGTGGCCTGGCGCGGTTACTGGCCGACGACAAAACCGTCTTCAATCCCGACTTGCCATTTGCCTTTATCGGCAACGATTCAGTGCTTGGCGTGCCGTGGTTGGTGATTATCGCCTTGCTGGTGGTGGCGGTGTCCTGGTTTATCCTGCGCCGTACCGTGATCGGCGTGCAGATTTATGCGGTAGGTGGCAATCACGAGGCGGCGCGGCTGTCCGGCATCAAGGTCTGGAAAGTGCTGTTGTTCGTGTATGCAGTGTCCGGTTTGCTGGCTGGCCTGGGTGCGGTGATGACAGCCTCGCGCCTGTCTGCTGCCAATGGTCTGCAGCTTGGGCAATCCTACGAGCTGGATGCGATCGCCGCGGTGATTTTGGGTGGCACCAGCTTTACCGGCGGCGTCGGCTCGATAGGCGGCACCTTGATCGGCGCGCTGATCATTGCGGTGCTGACCAACGGCCTGGTGTTGCTGGGCGTATCCGATATCTGGCAATACATCATCAAGGGCATCGTGATTATCGGCGCTGTGGGGCTGGACCGTTATCGCCAGTCGGGCGCACGGACCTGA
- a CDS encoding ABC transporter substrate-binding protein encodes MKKLALAAILPFTLALAFSASAQARELKSVGITVGSLGNPYFVTLANGAKAKALQINPNVKVTAVSADYDLSKQFTQIDNFISAGVDLILLNATDPVAIEPAIKKAQKAGIVVVAVDVGAKGVDATVQTDNEMAGKLACKYLVEKLGGKGNVIIQNGPQVTSVIDRVKGCKTVLTAAPGIKVLSDDQDGKGSREGGLNAMQGYLTRFPKIDGLFAINDPQAIGSDLAAKQLKRSGIIITSVDGAPDIEAVLKTDSAIKASASQDPWAQAQDAVAVGYDILNGKRPAQPTLLLAPVLITKDNIASYKGWSSKR; translated from the coding sequence ATGAAAAAACTCGCTCTCGCAGCAATTCTTCCGTTTACGCTAGCACTGGCATTTTCGGCATCGGCACAGGCGCGTGAACTGAAATCGGTCGGCATTACGGTCGGCTCGCTCGGCAATCCTTATTTCGTGACGCTGGCTAACGGCGCCAAGGCCAAGGCGCTGCAGATCAATCCCAACGTCAAGGTCACTGCGGTATCCGCAGATTATGACTTGAGCAAACAATTCACCCAGATCGATAATTTTATTTCGGCCGGAGTCGATCTGATCCTGTTGAACGCCACCGATCCCGTGGCAATTGAGCCGGCCATCAAGAAAGCGCAAAAGGCGGGCATCGTGGTGGTGGCGGTGGACGTCGGCGCCAAAGGCGTCGATGCGACGGTGCAGACCGATAACGAAATGGCTGGCAAGCTGGCTTGCAAATATCTGGTCGAGAAACTGGGCGGCAAGGGTAATGTGATCATCCAGAACGGGCCGCAGGTGACTTCGGTGATCGATCGTGTCAAAGGCTGCAAGACTGTGCTGACTGCCGCGCCGGGTATCAAGGTGCTGTCGGATGACCAGGATGGCAAGGGATCCCGCGAAGGCGGCCTCAATGCGATGCAAGGCTACCTGACGCGCTTCCCTAAAATCGATGGTCTGTTCGCCATCAACGATCCGCAAGCGATCGGCAGCGATCTGGCTGCCAAGCAGTTGAAACGCAGCGGCATCATCATCACTTCGGTGGACGGTGCACCGGATATCGAAGCGGTGCTGAAGACAGATAGTGCGATCAAAGCGTCTGCCAGCCAGGATCCTTGGGCCCAGGCGCAGGACGCGGTGGCGGTCGGCTATGACATCCTCAACGGCAAGCGTCCGGCTCAGCCAACCCTATTGCTGGCGCCGGTGCTGATTACTAAGGATAATATCGCCAGTTACAAAGGCTGGTCCAGCAAGCGATAA
- a CDS encoding LacI family DNA-binding transcriptional regulator, protein MDDVARIANVSTSTVSHVLNGTRKVRPATVRAVEAAIQALGYIPNTLARSLARSTSNTIGVAISALSNHYFSETVHAIETECAKHGIMMLYVDTRDDPEQELRAVKALHHRRVDGILLAPSADPQHLALEYLRANEIPAVLVDRLMAQGFDQVGVENKKSSQELVSHLIEHGHRRIALISGRAGLTTTDERIDGYRAALAAAKLPFDEALVVSGESSSEPARTATRQLLTLAEPPTAIMAANNLMTIGAMHALRDARIDVPEQIALVGFDDFDWADFFVPRLTVMAQPVKELGMRAVKLLMKRIEDPVGKKQIVRLAPTLRVRNSCGCL, encoded by the coding sequence ATGGATGATGTCGCAAGAATTGCGAACGTATCGACCTCGACGGTCTCGCACGTCTTGAATGGCACGCGCAAGGTGAGGCCGGCGACGGTGCGCGCGGTGGAGGCGGCGATCCAGGCGCTCGGCTACATACCCAACACGCTGGCGCGCTCGCTGGCGCGTTCTACCTCCAACACCATCGGCGTCGCCATTTCCGCTCTCTCCAACCATTATTTCAGCGAAACCGTGCATGCGATTGAAACCGAGTGCGCCAAGCACGGCATCATGATGCTGTATGTCGATACCCGAGACGATCCCGAGCAGGAGCTGCGCGCGGTCAAAGCCTTGCACCATCGGCGGGTCGACGGTATCTTGCTGGCGCCATCCGCCGATCCGCAGCACCTGGCGCTGGAATACCTGCGCGCCAACGAGATTCCGGCAGTGCTGGTGGACCGCCTGATGGCGCAGGGATTCGACCAGGTTGGCGTTGAAAACAAGAAGTCTTCGCAAGAGCTGGTCAGCCACCTGATCGAACACGGCCATCGCCGCATTGCCCTTATTTCAGGCCGCGCCGGCCTGACCACCACCGATGAGCGGATCGACGGCTACCGCGCGGCGTTGGCTGCTGCAAAACTGCCGTTTGACGAGGCGCTGGTGGTCAGCGGCGAATCCAGCAGCGAACCGGCGCGCACTGCAACTCGCCAGTTATTGACCCTGGCAGAGCCGCCGACCGCCATCATGGCCGCCAACAACCTGATGACCATCGGCGCCATGCATGCGCTGCGCGACGCCAGGATCGATGTGCCGGAGCAGATTGCGCTGGTCGGTTTCGATGATTTCGACTGGGCCGATTTCTTCGTGCCGCGCCTGACGGTGATGGCGCAACCGGTCAAGGAGCTTGGCATGCGCGCCGTCAAGTTGCTGATGAAGCGGATCGAAGACCCGGTCGGCAAGAAGCAGATCGTACGGCTGGCGCCGACGTTGCGTGTGCGTAATTCATGCGGATGTCTTTGA
- the xylB gene encoding xylulokinase, translating into MSLGIDLGTSELKAVLLDECGTVVAHAGIRLVISRPQAGWSEQDPENWWQACLAALQQLRQSQPDAYSRVRCIGLSGQMHGAVLLDQANRVLRPAILWDDSRAIAQAQWLHQEHPEFSEITGSLPMAGLTAPKLLWIKQYEPQVFSDISCVLSPKDYLRLRLTGERVSDMSDAAGTLWLDVRKRDWFEPMVQACGLQLSQLPRLVEGSAAAAGLNAEAAGQLGLRRQLLVAGGGGDNPVSAVGIGAIDAGHGFITLGTSAAIVAITGHVAGNPASAVHSFCHALPQRWYTMGAMLAGASCLRWVTNLLGQENEQTLLQMVEAGLPQTQPVSAAVPLFLPYLAGERTPHNDPLLRGGFMNLGYDSTAATLGYAVLEGVGFGLLDAMHAVHAAGATVGACALVGGGARSNYWAQLLSNIVDREIYTLSGSELSACIGAAKLGFLAYGRGGDLLQSGMPVKERFFPMLAQQPMLQARYQQFRGLLTAAQTLHD; encoded by the coding sequence ATCTCGCTCGGGATTGATCTCGGCACGTCCGAGCTAAAAGCGGTGCTGCTGGATGAGTGCGGTACCGTCGTAGCGCACGCCGGGATCAGACTGGTGATTTCACGGCCGCAAGCGGGCTGGTCAGAGCAGGATCCGGAAAACTGGTGGCAAGCCTGCCTGGCGGCATTGCAGCAGTTAAGGCAATCCCAGCCGGACGCTTACAGCCGGGTGCGCTGCATCGGCCTGTCCGGGCAGATGCACGGTGCGGTCCTGCTGGATCAGGCTAACCGTGTGTTGCGCCCGGCGATCCTGTGGGACGATTCGCGCGCCATCGCGCAAGCGCAATGGCTGCACCAGGAACATCCCGAATTTTCTGAAATCACCGGCAGCTTGCCGATGGCCGGACTGACGGCGCCCAAGCTGTTGTGGATCAAACAATATGAGCCGCAGGTTTTTAGCGACATTTCCTGCGTCCTGTCGCCCAAGGATTACCTGCGACTGCGCTTGACCGGCGAACGTGTCAGCGATATGTCCGACGCCGCCGGCACGCTGTGGCTGGATGTGCGCAAGCGCGACTGGTTCGAACCGATGGTGCAAGCGTGCGGATTGCAACTGAGCCAGTTGCCCCGTTTGGTCGAAGGCTCAGCTGCTGCAGCTGGCCTGAATGCCGAGGCAGCGGGACAGCTCGGACTGCGTCGGCAATTGCTGGTGGCGGGTGGCGGTGGCGACAATCCGGTATCTGCGGTCGGCATCGGCGCCATTGACGCCGGTCACGGCTTCATCACGCTGGGCACCAGCGCGGCGATCGTCGCCATCACCGGCCATGTAGCGGGTAATCCTGCCAGCGCAGTCCATAGTTTTTGTCATGCGCTGCCGCAGCGCTGGTACACCATGGGCGCCATGCTGGCGGGCGCCAGTTGTCTGCGCTGGGTCACCAATTTGTTAGGGCAGGAAAACGAGCAAACCTTGCTGCAAATGGTCGAAGCCGGTTTGCCGCAGACGCAGCCGGTATCCGCCGCCGTGCCGCTGTTCCTGCCCTATCTGGCCGGCGAGCGGACGCCGCACAATGATCCCTTGTTGCGTGGTGGCTTCATGAACCTGGGTTACGATAGCACTGCGGCAACGCTCGGTTACGCGGTGCTGGAAGGCGTCGGTTTCGGTTTGCTGGACGCGATGCATGCGGTGCATGCGGCCGGAGCAACGGTCGGTGCTTGCGCGCTGGTCGGTGGCGGCGCCCGCAGCAACTATTGGGCGCAATTGTTATCCAATATCGTCGACAGGGAAATCTACACCTTGTCGGGCAGCGAGTTGAGCGCGTGCATAGGCGCGGCCAAGCTGGGTTTCCTGGCGTATGGACGAGGCGGTGATTTGCTACAGAGCGGCATGCCGGTCAAGGAACGCTTCTTTCCTATGCTTGCACAACAGCCGATGTTGCAGGCGCGCTATCAGCAGTTCCGTGGATTATTGACAGCGGCGCAAACCCTCCACGATTGA
- the tal gene encoding transaldolase gives MNQLEQLKQYTTVVADTGNFKQLAQFKPRDATTNPSLILKAVQQADYAPLLAETVAAHADSQLDQIVDQVLVRFGLEILKVVPGRVSTEVDARLSFDTAATVARARRIMALYEAAGIGRERVLIKIASTWEGIQAARILEQDGIRCNLTLLFAFCQAVACGDAKVRLISPFVGRIYDWYKKSAGAAWDESANTLSNDPGVKSVAQIYSYYKRFGIDTEVMGASFRNVGQIAALAGCDLLTISPELLAQLQGSDAEMPLALDKDAAAKADLRAVSYNEAEFRYALNEDAMATEKLAEGIRGFAADAVKLDKIIEGLLASARG, from the coding sequence ATGAATCAGCTGGAACAATTGAAGCAGTACACGACCGTTGTCGCGGACACAGGTAATTTCAAGCAACTGGCGCAGTTCAAGCCGCGCGACGCCACCACTAATCCATCGTTGATCCTGAAAGCCGTGCAGCAAGCCGACTATGCCCCCTTGCTGGCTGAAACAGTTGCCGCCCATGCCGACAGTCAACTCGACCAGATCGTCGACCAGGTACTGGTGCGCTTCGGGCTGGAGATTTTGAAAGTCGTGCCGGGCCGTGTTTCCACCGAAGTCGATGCGCGCCTGAGTTTCGACACGGCGGCCACGGTGGCGCGCGCGCGCCGCATCATGGCCTTGTATGAAGCCGCCGGCATTGGCCGCGAGCGCGTGCTGATCAAGATCGCCTCGACCTGGGAAGGGATTCAGGCCGCGCGCATCCTGGAACAGGATGGCATCCGCTGCAACCTGACGCTGCTGTTCGCGTTCTGCCAGGCGGTGGCCTGCGGCGACGCCAAGGTACGCCTGATTTCGCCGTTCGTCGGCCGTATCTATGACTGGTACAAGAAATCTGCCGGCGCTGCCTGGGATGAATCCGCCAACACCTTATCCAATGATCCCGGCGTCAAGTCGGTGGCGCAGATCTATAGCTACTACAAACGCTTCGGGATAGACACCGAGGTAATGGGCGCAAGTTTCCGCAACGTCGGCCAGATTGCGGCGCTGGCCGGTTGCGATCTGCTCACCATCAGCCCGGAACTGCTGGCGCAACTGCAAGGCAGCGATGCTGAGATGCCGCTGGCGCTGGATAAGGATGCCGCCGCCAAGGCCGATTTGCGTGCTGTCAGCTACAACGAGGCCGAATTTCGCTACGCACTGAATGAGGATGCGATGGCGACTGAAAAGCTGGCGGAGGGGATACGCGGTTTTGCCGCCGATGCCGTCAAGCTCGACAAGATCATCGAGGGTTTGCTAGCATCGGCGCGCGGCTGA